The Alosa sapidissima isolate fAloSap1 chromosome 16, fAloSap1.pri, whole genome shotgun sequence genome has a segment encoding these proteins:
- the atoh7 gene encoding protein atonal homolog 7 — translation MKSRRQSCTDSGSESDTKSPEKFESASRRRMAANARERKRMQGLNTAFDCLRKVVPQWGQDKKLSKYETLQMALSYIMALNRILTDNSRNSTPHRQWLDLQFDSLQAEAYQYGCVRYDSPGENEAMHSPYTYKLEESIIRAA, via the coding sequence ATGAAGTCTCGCAGGCAAAGCTGCACCGACTCAGGTTCAGAGTCAGACACCAAGAGCCCTGAGAAGTTCGAAAGTGCATCGCGCCGTCGGATGGCGGCAAACGCtcgggagaggaagaggatgcagGGTCTGAACACAGCCTTCGACTGTCTGCGCAAAGTGGTGCCGCAGTGGGGCCAAGACAAGAAGCTGTCCAAGTACGAGACGCTGCAGATGGCCCTCAGCTACATCATGGCACTGAACCGCATCCTGACGGACAATAGCAGAAACAGCACCCCCCACAGGCAGTGGCTGGACCTGCAGTTCGATTCCCTGCAGGCGGAGGCCTACCAGTACGGCTGTGTGAGGTATGACTCTCCTGGTGAAAATGAGGCAATGCACTCGCC